The following coding sequences lie in one Stenotrophomonas rhizophila genomic window:
- a CDS encoding NADP-dependent oxidoreductase codes for MNDLTNTRVVLASRPQGEPVAANFRLEQVAVPTPGPGQVLLRNRWLSLDPYMRGRMEEGPSYAAPVAVDAVMEGRTVSEVIASNHPGIAVGERVVATGNWQTHAVVDGDSITRTLDDTGLPVSTALGVYGMPGFTAYAGLQEIGRLQPGETLVVAAASGPVGATVGQIAKLQGARTVGIAGGEQKRRYLETLGFDVALDHRADDFATQLRAAVPNGIDVYFENVGGHVFEAVVPLLNDFARIPVCGTIATYNARGAVLPGPDRLPGFMSQVLRQRLTVRGFIQSDFHALFPAFLTDMARWLQEGKVQYREDIVEGLAQAPAAFFGLLKGRNFGKLVVKLD; via the coding sequence ATGAACGACCTCACCAACACCCGCGTCGTCCTGGCCTCGCGGCCGCAGGGCGAGCCGGTTGCCGCCAACTTCCGTCTGGAGCAGGTCGCCGTGCCGACGCCGGGTCCGGGCCAGGTGCTGCTGCGCAACCGCTGGCTGTCGCTGGATCCGTACATGCGCGGTCGCATGGAGGAGGGCCCCTCGTATGCCGCGCCGGTGGCCGTTGATGCCGTGATGGAAGGGCGCACGGTGTCGGAGGTGATTGCGTCCAACCATCCCGGCATTGCCGTCGGCGAGCGGGTCGTGGCCACGGGCAACTGGCAGACCCACGCGGTGGTGGACGGTGACAGCATCACCCGCACGCTGGACGACACCGGCTTGCCGGTCAGTACCGCGCTGGGCGTGTATGGCATGCCCGGCTTCACCGCGTATGCCGGGCTGCAGGAGATCGGCCGGCTGCAGCCCGGCGAGACACTGGTGGTGGCGGCCGCCAGCGGCCCGGTCGGGGCCACGGTAGGGCAGATCGCCAAGCTGCAGGGCGCGCGCACGGTGGGCATTGCCGGCGGCGAGCAGAAGCGCCGCTACCTTGAAACGCTGGGATTCGACGTCGCCCTGGACCATCGCGCCGACGACTTCGCAACCCAACTGCGCGCCGCGGTACCCAACGGCATCGATGTGTACTTCGAGAATGTGGGCGGCCACGTCTTCGAGGCCGTGGTGCCGCTGCTGAACGACTTCGCGCGCATTCCGGTGTGCGGCACGATCGCCACCTACAACGCACGTGGCGCGGTACTGCCGGGACCGGACCGGCTGCCGGGCTTCATGAGCCAGGTGCTGCGCCAGCGGCTTACCGTGCGCGGCTTCATCCAGTCCGACTTCCACGCGCTGTTCCCGGCGTTCCTGACGGACATGGCGCGGTGGCTGCAGGAGGGCAAGGTGCAGTACCGCGAAGACATCGTCGAGGGCCTGGCGCAGGCGCCGGCGGCATTCTTCGGCCTGCTCAAGGGGCGCAACTTCGGCAAGCTGGTGGTCAAGCTGGACTGA
- a CDS encoding N-acetylmuramoyl-L-alanine amidase, translating to MRLYGAILAHDAGARNRGVKSERQLAVLSDPQLGNTALYHPLRAALLEVEFIDHEDVDKLLSITDGYEQVRQDICDAIAAALLEDLRRNQ from the coding sequence ATGCGACTTTACGGCGCCATCCTCGCCCATGATGCTGGCGCCAGAAATCGCGGTGTAAAGTCCGAAAGGCAGCTTGCGGTCTTGAGTGACCCTCAACTTGGAAACACTGCTTTGTACCACCCGCTTCGCGCTGCGCTGCTGGAGGTCGAATTCATCGACCACGAGGATGTAGACAAGCTCCTGAGCATCACCGATGGATACGAGCAGGTCCGACAGGATATATGCGACGCCATCGCAGCTGCATTACTCGAAGATCTGAGGCGCAACCAATGA
- a CDS encoding N-acetylmuramoyl-L-alanine amidase, with amino-acid sequence MADDENKAGTDRANVGRDNGADILLSIHFNGANGIARGTETLVRPRRDNVNFAEDTALAERVNDATLRRHPRP; translated from the coding sequence ATGGCAGACGATGAAAACAAAGCCGGAACAGACCGCGCGAATGTAGGCCGCGATAACGGCGCCGACATACTACTCAGCATCCACTTCAACGGAGCCAATGGGATCGCCAGAGGCACGGAGACATTGGTCCGCCCGCGCAGAGACAATGTCAACTTCGCCGAAGACACGGCACTCGCGGAAAGAGTCAACGATGCGACTTTACGGCGCCATCCTCGCCCATGA
- a CDS encoding Cache 3/Cache 2 fusion domain-containing protein, which yields MTPRAATVFSSSIGARLALLMGLITAVAFVLLAALIYRQVAHSYEQRVQAGLQSSTALMRDSVELYDRSLSDSTERMAGTFRALLPDGDASLDAAAPVTVGERQVPTLRLGTQAINLQESAVDRFASATGGVATVFVREGDDFVRVSTSLRNAEGARALGTALDHANPAYASLLKGGRYTGPARLFGVDYMTHYTPITNAAGEVVGIAFVGQNYSDGLAALKARLRTAQLGKQGHFMAVDTRPGERFGSLIAAPSAEGELLATQVDAADLPALEALLAGQAEQATLHLRTAADGPAQAYFVSAQAYGPWKWAVLGLEPVSVLQSVLHRLMLHIALVAGFGLLAVIVALLVVVRRMLSVPLAQAGQVARDVAAGRLDRTIVVQRQDEVGQLMGALAQMQGKLREIIDAQNDMSQRHADGAISHRIDAGRFEGEFGTMVSGTNALVDAHISTKMRMVALVRAYADGDLSEAMEALPGEKARITEAVNGVRGRLQAINGEIKRLVAAAADGDFSVRGDADAYQHDFRVMVEGLNTLMVTADHNLAALSGLLRALADGDLRGRIEGEFQGVFATMRDDANATVAQLTAIVGDIQQAAVSVSTASAEIAAGNEDLSRRTEQQAASLEESAASLEELTAAVKQNADHARRADRLAAEAAEVAAQGGAAVAQVVQTMAGIEGASVRIADITTVIDGIAFQTNILALNAAVEAARAGEEGRGFAVVASEVRALAQRSAQAAREIKGLIEASSTQVAEGSQLAHQAGQTLQRVVASVGELGGLIEEIASASQEQAAGIEQVNQGIVQMDGVTQQNAALVEEASAAARALNAQSADLQHTVGRFRLAAPAAAVRRPAAA from the coding sequence ATGACGCCCCGTGCCGCCACCGTTTTCTCTTCCTCCATCGGCGCGCGCCTCGCGCTGCTGATGGGCCTGATCACTGCCGTTGCCTTCGTCCTGCTGGCGGCGCTGATCTACCGTCAGGTTGCGCACAGCTACGAACAGCGCGTGCAGGCCGGCCTGCAGTCGTCCACTGCCTTGATGCGTGATTCGGTCGAGTTGTACGACCGCAGCCTCAGCGACAGCACCGAACGCATGGCTGGCACCTTCCGCGCGCTGTTGCCTGATGGCGACGCCAGCCTGGATGCGGCCGCGCCGGTCACCGTGGGCGAGCGCCAGGTGCCGACGCTGCGCCTGGGCACGCAGGCGATCAACCTGCAGGAATCGGCGGTGGACCGCTTCGCCTCCGCCACCGGGGGCGTGGCCACCGTGTTCGTGCGCGAAGGCGACGACTTCGTGCGCGTGTCCACCTCGCTGCGCAACGCCGAGGGCGCCCGCGCGCTGGGCACCGCGCTGGACCACGCCAACCCGGCGTACGCCTCGCTGCTGAAGGGCGGGCGTTATACCGGCCCGGCGCGGCTGTTCGGGGTGGACTACATGACCCACTACACGCCGATCACCAACGCGGCCGGCGAGGTGGTGGGGATCGCGTTCGTGGGGCAGAACTACTCCGACGGCCTGGCCGCATTGAAGGCGCGCCTGCGCACCGCGCAGCTGGGCAAGCAGGGACACTTCATGGCCGTGGATACCCGGCCCGGCGAGCGCTTCGGCAGCCTGATCGCCGCACCGTCGGCCGAGGGCGAGCTGTTGGCCACGCAGGTGGACGCGGCGGACCTGCCCGCGCTGGAGGCGCTGTTGGCTGGCCAGGCCGAGCAGGCCACGCTGCACCTGCGCACCGCGGCCGATGGCCCGGCGCAGGCCTATTTCGTGTCGGCCCAGGCGTATGGGCCCTGGAAGTGGGCGGTGCTGGGGCTGGAACCGGTGTCGGTGCTGCAGAGCGTGCTGCACAGGCTGATGCTGCACATCGCGCTGGTCGCCGGGTTCGGGCTGTTGGCGGTGATCGTGGCGCTGCTGGTCGTGGTGCGGCGCATGCTGAGCGTGCCGCTGGCGCAGGCCGGGCAGGTGGCGCGCGATGTGGCCGCCGGTCGCCTGGACCGGACCATCGTGGTCCAGCGCCAGGACGAGGTGGGCCAGCTGATGGGCGCGCTGGCGCAGATGCAGGGCAAGCTGCGCGAGATCATCGATGCGCAGAACGACATGAGCCAGCGCCATGCCGACGGCGCGATCAGCCACCGCATCGATGCCGGCCGCTTCGAGGGCGAGTTCGGCACGATGGTGAGCGGCACCAATGCCCTGGTCGATGCCCACATCAGCACCAAGATGCGCATGGTCGCGCTGGTTCGGGCCTACGCCGACGGCGACCTGTCCGAGGCGATGGAAGCGCTGCCCGGCGAGAAGGCGCGCATCACCGAGGCGGTCAACGGGGTGCGCGGTCGCCTGCAGGCGATCAACGGCGAGATCAAGCGGCTGGTCGCGGCGGCGGCGGACGGCGATTTCAGCGTGCGCGGCGACGCCGATGCCTACCAGCACGACTTCCGCGTGATGGTCGAGGGCCTCAATACCCTGATGGTCACCGCCGACCACAACCTGGCGGCCCTGTCCGGGCTGCTGCGCGCGCTGGCCGACGGTGATCTGCGCGGGCGCATCGAGGGCGAGTTCCAGGGCGTGTTTGCCACGATGCGCGATGACGCCAATGCGACCGTGGCGCAGCTGACCGCCATCGTCGGTGACATCCAGCAGGCCGCGGTGTCGGTGTCCACGGCCTCGGCGGAGATCGCCGCCGGCAACGAAGACCTGTCGCGGCGCACTGAACAGCAGGCGGCCAGCCTGGAGGAATCGGCCGCGTCGCTGGAAGAGCTGACCGCGGCGGTGAAGCAGAACGCCGACCATGCCCGCCGTGCCGACCGGCTGGCGGCCGAGGCCGCCGAGGTGGCGGCGCAGGGCGGTGCCGCCGTGGCGCAGGTGGTGCAGACCATGGCCGGCATCGAGGGGGCGTCGGTGCGCATCGCCGACATCACCACGGTGATCGACGGAATCGCCTTCCAGACCAACATCCTGGCGTTGAACGCGGCGGTGGAAGCGGCGCGGGCCGGGGAAGAGGGGCGCGGGTTTGCCGTGGTCGCCTCCGAAGTGCGCGCGCTGGCGCAGCGTTCGGCCCAGGCCGCGCGCGAGATCAAGGGGCTGATCGAGGCCTCCAGCACCCAGGTGGCCGAGGGCAGTCAATTGGCCCACCAGGCCGGGCAGACGCTGCAGCGGGTGGTGGCGTCGGTGGGTGAACTGGGCGGGCTGATCGAGGAAATCGCCAGCGCCAGCCAGGAACAGGCCGCCGGCATCGAGCAGGTCAACCAGGGCATCGTGCAGATGGACGGGGTCACCCAGCAGAACGCGGCGCTGGTGGAAGAAGCGTCGGCAGCGGCCCGGGCGTTGAACGCGCAATCGGCCGACCTGCAGCACACCGTGGGCCGTTTCCGACTGGCCGCCCCGGCGGCCGCCGTGCGCCGTCCGGCCGCGGCCTGA
- a CDS encoding TonB-dependent receptor, whose product MPAFRTTSAPLSSRHSTALPRRHALALACATASLFGLAGTAMAQDASPTSLDTITVNADHRERNLQEVPVSVGVVQGEQIRDYTAGGDDTLLALSGKVPSFYAETTTGRIFPRFYIRGLGNIDFYLGASQPVSIIQDDVVLEHVVLKSNPVYDVDQIEVLRGPQGTLFGRNTTAGIVKFDTIKPSQESSGRVQASYGSFGSVAIDGGVGGAINDIASFRVSALYQHRDDYVDNTYTGPSADGTVAPRKNAMGGFDDRNVRAQLLLQPTDNFSLLASAHARDYDGTSTLFLRGAITKGSNKTDVARDRVAYDEADNNPQSYKTYGGSVKAVYDFGDLSLTSITAYETTSGYSRGDTDGGAAVNYPVNGLPNGYGQSMGQIRDLDQWTQEVRLANGDDNRLKWQVGAFYFDGRDTTDFYQRAWFLQGNARNPNNWVRLRNVNTSWAGFGQVSYDVTDKFTLTAGVRQTRDEKHTRLLKTADTAAGVVTYKGRTDVEMADTTPSWDVSAMYAFNPQFSVYARVARGFRGPTIQGRSAVFNADFTTADSETILSWEAGIKSSLWDNRLRVNAAAFTYVVNDIQLNGNDSDGNGVLFNADKAKAYGLEADMQLRPIPNLSLSAGVSLLHSEIQDDRVYAQVCALNGAVVCTVNDPTIKVGANTFAQINGNPLPNAPKYNINLAARYDVPVNDSDVFFVSTDWNKQGYTSFVLYDSAEFNSKGSFEGGLKLGYSGNYGAWEVALFARNITNEKNLKGVIENYMAAVYNEPRTVGVSLNMNW is encoded by the coding sequence ATGCCTGCCTTCCGCACCACCTCCGCGCCGCTGTCGTCCCGTCATTCCACCGCGCTGCCGCGCCGCCATGCACTGGCGCTGGCCTGCGCCACCGCCTCGCTGTTCGGCCTGGCCGGCACCGCGATGGCTCAGGACGCGTCGCCGACCTCGCTGGACACCATCACCGTCAACGCCGACCACCGCGAGCGCAACCTGCAGGAAGTGCCGGTGTCGGTGGGCGTGGTGCAGGGCGAGCAGATCCGCGACTACACCGCCGGCGGTGATGACACCCTGCTGGCGCTGTCGGGCAAGGTGCCCAGCTTCTACGCCGAAACCACCACCGGGCGCATCTTCCCGCGCTTCTACATCCGTGGCCTGGGCAACATCGACTTCTACCTGGGTGCCTCGCAGCCGGTGTCGATCATCCAGGACGACGTGGTGCTGGAGCATGTGGTGCTGAAGTCCAACCCGGTCTATGACGTGGACCAGATCGAAGTGCTGCGCGGCCCGCAGGGCACGCTGTTCGGCCGCAACACCACCGCCGGCATCGTCAAGTTCGACACCATCAAGCCCAGCCAGGAATCCAGCGGCCGCGTGCAGGCCAGCTATGGCAGCTTCGGCAGCGTGGCCATCGACGGCGGCGTGGGCGGTGCGATCAACGACATCGCCTCGTTCCGCGTCTCGGCGCTGTACCAGCACCGCGATGACTACGTCGACAACACCTACACCGGCCCCAGCGCCGATGGCACCGTGGCCCCGCGCAAGAACGCGATGGGCGGCTTCGACGACCGCAACGTGCGCGCCCAGCTGCTGCTGCAGCCGACCGACAACTTCTCGCTGCTGGCCTCGGCCCACGCGCGCGACTACGACGGCACCTCGACCCTGTTCCTGCGTGGCGCGATCACCAAGGGCTCCAACAAGACCGACGTGGCGCGTGACCGCGTGGCCTACGACGAAGCCGACAACAACCCGCAGTCCTACAAGACCTACGGCGGTTCGGTGAAGGCCGTCTACGATTTCGGCGACCTGTCGCTGACCTCGATCACCGCCTACGAAACCACCTCCGGCTACAGCCGCGGCGACACCGACGGTGGCGCGGCGGTGAACTACCCGGTCAACGGCCTGCCCAACGGCTATGGCCAGTCGATGGGTCAGATCCGCGACCTGGACCAGTGGACCCAGGAAGTGCGCCTGGCCAATGGCGATGACAACCGCCTGAAGTGGCAGGTGGGCGCGTTCTACTTCGACGGCCGCGACACCACCGATTTCTACCAGCGCGCCTGGTTCCTGCAGGGCAACGCGCGCAACCCGAACAACTGGGTGCGCCTGCGCAACGTCAACACCTCCTGGGCCGGCTTCGGCCAGGTCAGCTATGACGTGACCGACAAGTTCACCCTGACCGCCGGCGTGCGCCAGACGCGCGACGAGAAGCACACCCGTCTGCTCAAGACCGCCGACACCGCCGCCGGCGTGGTGACCTACAAGGGTCGCACCGACGTGGAAATGGCCGACACCACCCCGAGCTGGGACGTGAGCGCGATGTACGCGTTCAATCCGCAGTTCAGCGTGTATGCGCGCGTGGCCCGTGGCTTCCGTGGCCCGACCATCCAGGGCCGTTCGGCGGTGTTCAACGCCGACTTCACGACCGCCGATTCGGAAACCATCCTGTCCTGGGAAGCGGGCATCAAGAGCAGCCTGTGGGACAACCGCCTGCGCGTGAACGCGGCCGCGTTCACCTACGTGGTCAACGACATCCAGCTCAACGGCAACGATTCGGACGGCAACGGCGTGCTGTTCAACGCCGACAAGGCCAAGGCCTACGGCCTGGAAGCGGACATGCAGCTGCGCCCGATTCCGAACCTGAGCCTGAGCGCCGGCGTGAGCCTGCTGCACAGCGAGATCCAGGACGACCGCGTGTATGCCCAGGTCTGCGCCCTGAACGGCGCGGTGGTGTGCACCGTGAACGACCCGACCATCAAGGTCGGTGCGAACACGTTTGCCCAGATCAACGGCAACCCGCTGCCGAACGCGCCGAAGTACAACATCAACCTGGCCGCGCGCTACGACGTGCCGGTCAACGACAGCGATGTGTTCTTCGTGTCCACCGACTGGAACAAGCAGGGCTACACCAGCTTCGTGCTGTACGACTCGGCCGAGTTCAACTCCAAGGGCAGCTTCGAAGGCGGCCTGAAGCTGGGCTATTCGGGCAACTACGGCGCGTGGGAAGTGGCCCTGTTCGCGCGCAACATCACCAATGAGAAGAACCTCAAGGGTGTGATCGAGAACTACATGGCGGCGGTGTACAACGAACCGCGCACCGTGGGCGTTTCGCTCAACATGAACTGGTAA
- a CDS encoding DUF4034 domain-containing protein, with translation MAHSPHDALALRRNARDALHQHRFDDVDRLLGEMEQQWLDGSTSRFGYGWLLATLLDPAQDLPTRLEQARQWCAQQPHSPHPWAVLGALWDRACGRIRSSETIETIRQVQWDAAGLARDHALAAWLHTIARHPRPAFVLGRMLRMSCYLGEPRWLQQLQRGGRADLYNAQQHQDPDGFAAAVALLAPYGRPLEALPTLPPRLAGRSEEAFEYAADYWLQQALAIRANDTDALETYLYYLYPRWGGSHALMQHFIDGADAARLMLPQRNRLRVLKERDWLGFQPDADNADDVAQYDQAYAALLDLHLDASTRALVLCWWAMLDYHLGRDEPQENHVHWDPVRMAHAHDCLAEAFALDPACVIEEGLTVLEACALFAHVDGADTLFAQVLASVEDWTDSAHALAWLAAGRQSGLFGFSVDAALATRHLRGALAMAREEDVDLSTVAANLFCAVSAPAGLQMLLDLGAAGDPRSMATLVDLYRGRVGGQDFPAFIDTAQESAWTERAIAAGDLVVIYNRAWQLGQAFEQNPEPALQQQSRALYRRCVDEAAPHDRVWRPAHKNLAVLLYQGEDDADKQEAVFDLLGPLWWRGDSATQAWAAGFLADVFHFGNGVPANAFLAKVWLERAAEAEPDNADVLRMRPLIDGQGKLFGASRATRQQARDREKVDLRSWQLTFGQHAVPDRHDIQPV, from the coding sequence ATGGCGCATTCCCCCCACGACGCGCTGGCCCTTCGCCGCAACGCGCGCGATGCCCTGCACCAGCACCGCTTCGATGACGTCGACCGGCTGCTGGGCGAGATGGAACAGCAGTGGCTCGACGGCAGCACCTCGCGCTTCGGATACGGTTGGCTGCTGGCCACCCTGCTTGATCCTGCGCAGGACCTGCCCACGCGGCTTGAGCAGGCGCGGCAGTGGTGTGCGCAACAGCCGCACAGCCCGCATCCCTGGGCCGTGCTGGGTGCGCTGTGGGATCGCGCCTGCGGGCGCATCCGTTCCAGCGAAACCATCGAAACCATCCGCCAGGTGCAATGGGATGCGGCGGGCCTGGCCCGCGACCACGCACTGGCTGCGTGGCTGCACACCATTGCACGGCACCCGCGCCCGGCCTTCGTGCTGGGCCGGATGCTGCGCATGTCGTGCTACCTGGGCGAACCGCGCTGGCTGCAGCAGCTGCAGCGCGGTGGCCGTGCCGATCTGTACAACGCGCAGCAGCACCAGGATCCGGATGGATTTGCGGCCGCCGTGGCGTTGTTGGCGCCGTATGGCCGCCCGCTGGAGGCCCTGCCCACCCTGCCGCCGCGGCTGGCCGGGCGCAGCGAAGAAGCGTTCGAGTACGCCGCCGATTACTGGCTGCAGCAGGCACTGGCGATCCGTGCCAACGACACCGACGCGCTGGAAACCTACCTGTACTACCTGTACCCGCGCTGGGGCGGCAGTCATGCGCTGATGCAGCACTTCATCGACGGCGCCGACGCCGCCCGGTTGATGCTGCCGCAGCGCAACCGCCTGCGCGTGTTGAAGGAACGCGACTGGCTCGGGTTCCAGCCGGACGCCGACAATGCCGACGACGTGGCCCAGTACGACCAGGCCTACGCCGCCCTGCTCGACCTGCACCTGGATGCATCGACGCGGGCCCTGGTGCTGTGCTGGTGGGCGATGCTGGACTACCACCTGGGCCGCGACGAACCGCAGGAAAATCACGTGCACTGGGACCCGGTGCGGATGGCGCATGCGCATGACTGCCTGGCCGAAGCCTTCGCGCTGGACCCGGCCTGCGTGATCGAAGAAGGCTTGACCGTGCTGGAAGCCTGCGCGCTGTTTGCGCACGTCGATGGCGCCGACACGCTGTTCGCACAGGTGCTGGCCAGCGTCGAAGACTGGACCGACAGCGCGCATGCGCTGGCGTGGCTCGCCGCGGGCCGCCAATCCGGCCTGTTCGGCTTCAGTGTCGACGCCGCGCTGGCCACCCGGCATCTGCGCGGGGCGCTGGCGATGGCCCGCGAAGAAGACGTCGACCTGTCCACGGTAGCGGCCAACCTGTTCTGCGCGGTGTCCGCCCCGGCGGGCCTGCAGATGCTGCTGGACCTGGGCGCGGCCGGGGATCCCCGGTCGATGGCGACGCTGGTGGACCTGTACCGGGGGCGTGTGGGCGGCCAGGACTTCCCCGCCTTCATCGATACGGCGCAGGAAAGTGCGTGGACCGAGCGTGCGATCGCCGCCGGCGACCTGGTGGTGATCTACAACCGCGCGTGGCAGCTGGGCCAGGCCTTCGAGCAGAATCCCGAGCCGGCCCTCCAGCAGCAGTCGCGCGCGCTCTACCGCCGCTGCGTGGATGAAGCCGCGCCCCACGACCGGGTATGGCGGCCGGCCCACAAGAATCTGGCGGTGCTGCTGTACCAGGGCGAGGATGACGCCGACAAGCAGGAAGCGGTGTTCGATCTGCTCGGGCCGCTGTGGTGGCGCGGCGACAGCGCGACCCAGGCGTGGGCGGCCGGCTTCCTGGCCGATGTCTTCCACTTCGGCAACGGCGTGCCTGCCAACGCCTTCCTGGCCAAGGTATGGCTTGAGCGCGCCGCGGAAGCCGAGCCGGACAACGCCGACGTGCTGCGCATGCGCCCGTTGATCGACGGCCAGGGCAAGCTGTTTGGCGCCAGCCGGGCCACGCGCCAACAGGCCCGCGACCGCGAGAAGGTGGACCTGCGCAGCTGGCAGCTCACCTTCGGCCAGCATGCCGTGCCAGACCGGCACGACATCCAGCCGGTCTGA
- a CDS encoding serine hydrolase domain-containing protein gives MHTITARRTTASSHRTVRGLRRWLGLSLLCVAASASAADDLQTRIAQAMQGTATPAMGVLVIRDGKVTEQAVSGVRRNDAKTAATSNDAWMIGSTGKPITVAMIARLVEQGVLKWDAPLAAMLPDLAAQMQPAYRDVTLVQLLSHRAGLPENLTDGAALDAFFTDTRALPVQREAYIKAALSEAPVHPPGTEFAYSNSGFLVAAVIAERAAGAPVETLIQREVFQPLGMTGAGFGTPPAGQLLGHRAGAPVTRAPTKADDGVPPIYTAAGNLHMRLQDLALFAIDQLAGSRGQGKLLTLASYALMQTAQPGSPSGLDWGVQPSIAGRQGPVLVHGGSDGNWLAWVVLFPGQNNGVIAIANAAEDMGADKASMGLLGGLFAELAPATTPSAK, from the coding sequence ATGCATACAATCACCGCCCGACGGACCACAGCTTCCTCCCACCGCACCGTGCGCGGCCTGCGCCGGTGGCTGGGCCTGTCATTGCTGTGCGTTGCCGCCAGCGCCAGCGCCGCCGACGACCTGCAGACACGCATCGCGCAGGCGATGCAGGGCACCGCCACGCCGGCCATGGGCGTGCTGGTGATCCGCGACGGCAAGGTCACCGAACAGGCGGTCAGCGGCGTGCGTCGCAACGACGCCAAGACCGCCGCAACCAGCAACGATGCCTGGATGATCGGCTCCACCGGCAAGCCGATCACCGTGGCGATGATCGCGCGGCTGGTCGAACAGGGCGTGCTGAAGTGGGATGCACCGTTGGCGGCGATGCTGCCCGACCTGGCCGCGCAGATGCAGCCGGCCTACCGCGATGTCACGCTGGTGCAATTGCTATCGCACCGCGCCGGCCTGCCGGAGAACCTCACCGACGGCGCCGCGCTGGATGCGTTCTTCACCGACACCCGCGCCCTGCCGGTGCAACGCGAGGCCTACATCAAGGCCGCCCTGTCCGAAGCACCGGTGCATCCGCCGGGCACCGAATTCGCCTACAGCAACAGCGGCTTCCTGGTCGCGGCGGTGATCGCCGAACGGGCGGCCGGCGCGCCGGTGGAAACGCTGATCCAGCGCGAAGTGTTCCAACCCCTGGGCATGACCGGGGCCGGCTTCGGCACACCGCCGGCCGGGCAGCTGCTGGGCCACCGCGCCGGCGCGCCGGTAACCCGCGCACCGACCAAGGCCGACGATGGCGTACCGCCGATCTACACCGCGGCAGGCAACCTGCACATGCGCCTGCAGGACCTGGCGCTGTTTGCCATCGACCAGCTGGCCGGTAGCCGCGGCCAGGGCAAGCTGCTGACCCTGGCGTCGTATGCGCTGATGCAGACCGCGCAGCCGGGCAGTCCGTCCGGGCTGGATTGGGGCGTACAGCCATCCATCGCCGGCCGCCAGGGACCGGTGCTGGTGCATGGCGGTTCGGATGGCAACTGGCTGGCCTGGGTGGTGCTGTTCCCCGGGCAGAACAACGGCGTGATCGCCATTGCCAACGCCGCCGAGGACATGGGCGCCGACAAGGCCAGCATGGGCCTGCTTGGCGGCCTGTTCGCCGAACTGGCGCCTGCCACCACCCCGTCCGCGAAGTAG
- the rnd gene encoding ribonuclease D translates to MAYWIKTPAELDERYRQRPTRIGLDTEFIRERTYWPQLALVQMAVGEEILLIDPLIPGMNEALATWLGDTSILKIMHSASEDLVTFKVACGVLPRPLFDTQIGAALAGIGGGMGYQKLVNAITGVTLAKGETRSDWMRRPLSEAQLEYAADDVEYLFAIHDAIDAKLGELDRRQWLQDDAERLLASVEHDEERWPHVAMRSAQFMDAAAQMRLLRLLRWRDVQARISDKPRSWILDNELAALLARTPPADVAALDKLMEGFPKAPRKLLTPVWEALTTPLDDEADAPLALPGTDSNKQALKRLQDAVSARTAELGLPDGVLASRKHLESYLESRQWPNALAGWRRQQLEPVLAPLLPTV, encoded by the coding sequence GTGGCTTATTGGATCAAAACCCCGGCGGAACTGGACGAGCGCTACCGCCAGCGCCCCACCCGCATCGGGCTGGACACCGAATTCATCCGCGAACGCACCTACTGGCCGCAGCTGGCCCTGGTGCAGATGGCCGTTGGCGAGGAGATCCTGCTGATCGACCCGCTGATTCCCGGCATGAACGAGGCCCTGGCTACGTGGCTGGGCGATACCAGCATCCTGAAGATCATGCACAGCGCCAGCGAAGACCTGGTCACCTTTAAGGTTGCCTGCGGCGTGCTGCCGCGACCGTTGTTCGATACCCAGATCGGCGCGGCGCTGGCCGGGATCGGCGGCGGCATGGGCTACCAGAAGCTGGTCAACGCGATCACCGGGGTGACCCTGGCCAAGGGCGAGACGCGCTCGGACTGGATGCGCCGACCGCTGTCGGAGGCGCAGCTGGAGTACGCCGCCGATGACGTGGAGTACCTGTTCGCGATCCACGATGCGATCGATGCCAAGCTCGGCGAGCTTGACCGCCGGCAGTGGCTGCAGGACGACGCCGAACGCCTGCTGGCCAGCGTCGAGCACGACGAAGAACGCTGGCCGCACGTGGCGATGCGCTCGGCGCAGTTCATGGACGCCGCGGCACAGATGCGCCTGCTGCGCCTGCTGCGCTGGCGCGATGTGCAGGCGCGCATCAGCGACAAGCCGCGCAGCTGGATCCTGGACAACGAACTGGCCGCCCTGCTCGCGCGCACCCCGCCGGCCGACGTAGCCGCGCTGGACAAGCTGATGGAAGGCTTCCCGAAAGCCCCGCGCAAGCTGCTCACCCCGGTCTGGGAGGCGTTGACCACCCCGCTCGACGACGAAGCCGACGCACCGCTCGCCTTGCCCGGCACCGACAGCAACAAGCAGGCCCTGAAGCGGCTGCAGGATGCGGTCAGCGCACGCACCGCCGAACTGGGCTTGCCCGACGGCGTGCTGGCCTCGCGCAAGCATCTGGAAAGCTACCTGGAAAGCCGGCAGTGGCCGAACGCACTGGCCGGCTGGCGGCGCCAGCAGCTGGAGCCGGTGCTGGCACCGCTGTTGCCGACGGTCTGA